A stretch of the Agromyces larvae genome encodes the following:
- a CDS encoding DUF1772 domain-containing protein produces MDLSDILAAIGIVLLALGGGTFWSFSTGVMPGLGRTDDQTFVSSMRSINRAVVNPLFLLPIFLPPLPLVWAGLIDLDGPRGWLLVAAGVVFFCGAVIVTVGGNVPLNTALEQSSSSPSASRVAFERRWNVLNGVRSVSSVASIVLAVLALAV; encoded by the coding sequence GTGGACCTGTCCGACATCCTCGCAGCCATCGGTATCGTCCTTCTCGCGCTCGGCGGCGGGACGTTCTGGTCGTTCTCGACCGGCGTGATGCCCGGTCTGGGCCGTACCGACGATCAGACGTTCGTGTCGTCGATGAGATCGATCAATCGTGCCGTGGTGAACCCGCTGTTCCTGTTGCCGATCTTCCTGCCGCCGCTGCCGCTGGTGTGGGCAGGTCTCATCGACCTGGATGGCCCGCGCGGATGGTTGCTCGTCGCTGCCGGCGTCGTCTTCTTCTGCGGAGCGGTCATCGTGACCGTCGGCGGGAACGTCCCGTTGAACACCGCGCTGGAGCAGTCATCGTCGTCTCCATCCGCTTCGCGCGTCGCGTTCGAACGCCGCTGGAACGTGTTGAACGGGGTGCGTTCGGTCTCGTCCGTCGCCTCGATCGTGCTGGCGGTGCTCGCGCTTGCAGTCTGA
- a CDS encoding diacylglycerol/lipid kinase family protein produces MPVLDDLERGVFVLGEAHTPSQHRSDARCNPSACDDLSVTRHPRRLIVAVNPLASFGRNRAVGPAVVARLVDEGHRVQMLREANFELLRREAESAFAQGADGVIVVGGDGMVSLGANLVAGTGVPLGVVAAGTGNDLARGLGLPHDDPGAATEALVAALGREPRSVDAARVEHGGTTTWFACILSAGFDAIVNERANRMTRPRGPSRYTLALLRELATFRPRRYAITIDGERREQRAMLVSVANNVSLGGGMRVVPHADLSDGLLDVFIVHPLSRLRLLRVFPKVFAGTHVDHPAVEFRTATRVRLESDDAIAYADGERIGSLPVDIEVVPGALRVFV; encoded by the coding sequence GTGCCCGTTCTCGACGATCTCGAGCGCGGCGTGTTCGTGCTTGGTGAGGCGCATACGCCGAGCCAACACCGCTCCGATGCGCGATGCAACCCGTCCGCCTGCGATGATCTCTCCGTGACCCGCCATCCGCGACGGCTGATCGTCGCCGTCAATCCGCTCGCCTCGTTCGGCCGCAACCGTGCGGTCGGCCCTGCGGTCGTCGCCCGCCTCGTCGACGAGGGCCACCGGGTGCAGATGCTGCGCGAGGCGAACTTCGAACTGCTTCGCCGCGAGGCCGAGTCGGCGTTCGCGCAGGGCGCCGACGGAGTGATCGTGGTCGGCGGCGACGGCATGGTCTCGCTCGGGGCGAATCTCGTCGCGGGGACCGGGGTGCCGCTCGGCGTCGTCGCCGCGGGGACCGGCAACGACCTCGCGCGCGGACTCGGCCTGCCCCACGACGATCCCGGCGCGGCCACCGAGGCGCTCGTCGCCGCGCTCGGGCGCGAGCCGCGCTCGGTCGATGCGGCGCGCGTCGAGCACGGGGGCACGACGACCTGGTTCGCGTGCATCCTCTCGGCCGGCTTCGATGCGATCGTCAACGAACGAGCGAATCGGATGACCCGCCCCCGCGGGCCGAGCCGGTACACCCTCGCACTGCTGCGCGAGCTCGCCACGTTCCGCCCGCGTCGGTACGCGATCACCATCGACGGCGAGCGACGCGAACAGCGGGCCATGCTCGTCTCGGTCGCGAACAACGTCTCGCTCGGCGGCGGCATGCGGGTGGTGCCGCATGCCGACCTCTCCGACGGCCTCCTCGACGTCTTCATCGTGCACCCCCTCAGCCGACTTCGGTTGCTGCGGGTGTTCCCGAAGGTCTTCGCGGGTACGCACGTCGATCATCCGGCGGTCGAGTTCCGCACCGCGACGCGGGTCCGGCTCGAATCCGACGACGCCATCGCGTACGCCGACGGCGAGCGGATCGGGTCGCTGCCGGTCGACATCGAGGTGGTGCCGGGGGCCCTTCGGGTGTTCGTCTGA
- the gltX gene encoding glutamate--tRNA ligase codes for MSDTAHPTTTATGSDVRVRFCPSPTGTPHVGLVRTALFNWAYARHTGGTFVFRIEDTDAARDSEESYEQIIDALTWLGLDWDEGVNVGGPHAPYRQSQRSEIYADLIERLKAAGHLYESYSTAEEIDARNEAAGRAKQLGYDNFDRTLTEEQRAAFRAEGRRPALRLRVPEVDLGFDDLVRGRIDFPVGSTIDFVVVRPNGAPLYTFVNPVDDALMGITHVLRGEDLLSSTPRQIALYRALIDIGVSDFVPRFGHLPYVMGEGNKKLSKRDPESNLFHHRDRGFIPEGLLNYLALLGWGFSADRDVFSRDELVAAFDVANVNPNPARFDQKKAEAINGDHIRLLDPADFAARVVPYLAAAGVVSGPLSAADEAILASAAPLVQERIGLLGEAPGMLGFLFTDASGLTYDDAAVASLPADAPSVLAAAADALERVPAESWATAEIEEALRAALIDGLGLKPRVAFTPVRVAVSGRRVSPPLFESMQILGKIDSLERIAGLQARLG; via the coding sequence ATGTCTGACACCGCGCACCCCACGACCACCGCCACCGGCAGCGACGTCCGCGTCCGCTTCTGCCCGTCGCCCACCGGCACCCCGCACGTGGGGCTCGTCCGCACCGCCCTGTTCAACTGGGCGTACGCCCGCCACACCGGCGGCACCTTCGTATTCCGCATCGAAGACACCGACGCCGCGCGCGACAGCGAAGAGAGCTACGAGCAGATCATCGACGCGCTCACCTGGCTCGGCCTCGACTGGGACGAAGGCGTGAACGTCGGCGGCCCCCACGCGCCGTACCGGCAGTCGCAGCGCAGCGAGATCTACGCCGACCTCATCGAGCGGCTGAAGGCCGCCGGCCACCTGTACGAGAGCTACTCCACCGCCGAGGAGATCGACGCCCGCAACGAGGCGGCCGGGCGTGCCAAGCAGCTCGGCTACGACAACTTCGACCGGACGCTGACCGAGGAGCAGCGCGCCGCCTTCCGCGCCGAAGGGCGCCGGCCCGCGCTGCGCCTGCGGGTGCCCGAGGTCGACCTCGGGTTCGACGACCTGGTGCGCGGCCGCATCGACTTCCCGGTCGGCTCGACCATCGACTTCGTCGTCGTGCGACCCAACGGCGCGCCGCTCTACACGTTCGTGAACCCCGTCGACGACGCGCTCATGGGCATCACCCACGTGCTGCGCGGCGAAGACCTGCTCTCGTCGACGCCGCGCCAGATCGCCCTCTACCGGGCGCTCATCGACATCGGCGTGTCCGATTTCGTGCCCCGCTTCGGCCACCTGCCGTACGTCATGGGCGAGGGCAACAAGAAGCTGAGCAAGCGCGACCCCGAATCGAACCTCTTCCACCACCGCGACCGCGGGTTCATCCCCGAAGGGCTGCTCAACTACCTCGCGCTGCTCGGCTGGGGGTTCTCGGCCGACCGCGACGTGTTCAGCCGCGACGAGCTCGTCGCCGCCTTCGACGTGGCGAACGTCAACCCGAACCCCGCCCGCTTCGACCAGAAGAAGGCCGAGGCGATCAACGGCGACCACATCCGCCTGCTCGACCCCGCCGACTTCGCCGCCCGCGTCGTTCCGTACCTCGCTGCTGCCGGCGTGGTCTCGGGGCCGCTTTCGGCGGCTGACGAGGCGATCCTCGCGTCGGCTGCGCCCTTGGTGCAGGAGCGCATCGGCCTGCTCGGCGAGGCGCCCGGCATGCTGGGCTTCCTGTTCACGGATGCCTCGGGGCTGACGTACGACGACGCAGCTGTGGCGTCGCTGCCGGCCGACGCGCCTTCGGTCTTGGCCGCCGCTGCCGATGCGCTCGAGCGGGTGCCTGCTGAGTCGTGGGCGACGGCCGAGATCGAGGAGGCGCTGCGCGCCGCGCTCATCGACGGCCTCGGGCTGAAGCCGCGCGTCGCGTTCACGCCCGTACGGGTCGCCGTGTCGGGCCGACGCGTGTCGCCGCCGCTGTTCGAGTCGATGCAGATCCTCGGCAAGATCGACTCGCTCGAGCGGATCGCGGGTTTGCAGGCGCGGCTGGGCTGA
- a CDS encoding IS1249 family transposase yields MVCGSLLVKNGTTAAGTQRWRCRDCGASSVRRRPDVTRREQLRRFLTWLTGKASQAELGGGTGRSFRHDTAWCWDLQPRMPITGEVHDAVLVDGVWVGSWCLLIAQSSTGTVIAWQWAASESTAAWEALFTQIPPPTVVVTDGGSGIRSALARTWPDTKVQRCIFHLQMNVTRELTRKPRLHAGKALRQIALALTDVHTVDDAITWRLTLEAWWQKYGHLTRERSMYDNGQFGYTHHRLRKAWVILHRAAQAGHIFTNLEHGNPRATSRLEGLNSQIRNLLRHHRGMPIEHRRRAAEWFLLLHEIPIDQAHKHAHQPAPKHVEPPTEDPIGPALYDTALSAEEGLWTRSGWAGRT; encoded by the coding sequence ATGGTATGCGGATCGTTGCTCGTGAAGAACGGGACGACCGCGGCCGGAACGCAGCGGTGGCGGTGCCGGGACTGCGGGGCCTCCTCCGTACGGCGACGTCCGGATGTCACCAGACGTGAGCAGTTACGCCGGTTCCTGACCTGGCTGACGGGCAAAGCATCTCAGGCCGAGCTCGGCGGCGGTACTGGACGTTCCTTCCGTCACGACACCGCCTGGTGCTGGGACCTTCAACCCCGCATGCCGATCACCGGTGAAGTCCATGACGCGGTCCTCGTCGACGGCGTCTGGGTCGGGTCCTGGTGCCTCCTGATCGCGCAATCCTCGACCGGGACCGTGATCGCCTGGCAATGGGCCGCAAGCGAGTCCACTGCCGCGTGGGAAGCCCTGTTCACCCAGATCCCACCACCGACCGTGGTCGTCACCGATGGGGGCTCCGGGATCCGTTCCGCACTCGCGCGAACCTGGCCAGACACCAAGGTCCAACGCTGTATCTTCCACCTGCAGATGAACGTGACCCGCGAACTCACACGCAAACCACGCCTGCACGCCGGCAAAGCACTCCGACAGATCGCGCTCGCCCTGACCGATGTCCACACGGTCGATGACGCGATCACCTGGCGGCTCACGCTCGAAGCCTGGTGGCAGAAATACGGGCACCTCACCCGAGAACGCAGCATGTACGACAACGGCCAGTTCGGGTACACCCATCACCGGCTCCGCAAAGCCTGGGTGATCCTGCACCGCGCCGCGCAAGCCGGACACATCTTCACCAACCTCGAGCACGGCAACCCAAGAGCAACCTCACGCTTGGAAGGCCTGAACTCCCAGATCCGCAACCTCCTCCGCCACCACCGCGGCATGCCGATCGAACACCGCCGAAGGGCCGCCGAATGGTTCCTGCTCCTCCACGAGATCCCCATCGATCAAGCACACAAGCACGCCCACCAGCCCGCACCGAAACACGTCGAACCACCGACAGAAGACCCCATCGGACCCGCACTCTACGACACCGCCCTGAGCGCCGAAGAAGGCCTCTGGACCCGCTCAGGATGGGCAGGCAGAACATGA
- a CDS encoding TerC family protein, with protein sequence MLELPVWFEVGSLVVLTLILAGDLLLVLKRPHVPSFKESTLWVVFYVALALVFAGLMFLLGDAEHGGQFLAGWLTEYSLSIDNLFVFVIIMARFSVPRKLQQEVLMVGIIIALVLRGVFILLGASLIENFSWIFYIFGAWLVWTAIQQVRGDNEDDDSETFIVRMLRKRVNLTDEYDGVKLRTTIDGKRFFTPMLIVFVAIGTTDLLFALDSIPAIFGITHSAFIVFTANVFALMGLRQLYFLLGGLLERLEYLKYGIAFILAFIGVKLVLHALHVNELPFINGGEHIEWAPEISTWMSLGVIIAAMAVATVASLVKARVEAKRRGNRLLDEVPHFTDDGSRRDR encoded by the coding sequence GTGCTCGAACTCCCCGTCTGGTTCGAAGTCGGATCCCTCGTCGTCCTCACCCTGATCCTCGCCGGCGACCTGCTGCTCGTCCTGAAGCGGCCGCACGTCCCCTCGTTCAAGGAGTCGACCCTCTGGGTGGTCTTCTACGTCGCGCTCGCGCTCGTCTTCGCCGGGCTGATGTTCCTGCTCGGCGATGCCGAGCACGGCGGTCAGTTCCTCGCGGGCTGGCTCACCGAGTACAGCCTCTCCATCGACAACCTGTTCGTGTTCGTCATCATCATGGCGAGGTTCTCGGTGCCGAGGAAGCTGCAGCAGGAGGTGCTGATGGTGGGCATCATCATCGCCCTCGTCCTGCGCGGGGTCTTCATCCTGCTGGGGGCCTCGTTGATCGAGAACTTCAGCTGGATCTTCTACATCTTCGGCGCGTGGCTGGTCTGGACCGCGATCCAGCAGGTGCGCGGCGACAACGAGGACGACGACAGCGAGACCTTCATCGTGCGGATGCTCCGCAAGCGCGTGAACCTCACCGACGAGTACGACGGGGTGAAGCTGCGCACGACGATCGACGGCAAGCGATTCTTCACGCCGATGCTGATCGTGTTCGTGGCGATCGGCACCACCGACCTGCTGTTCGCGCTCGACTCGATCCCGGCGATCTTCGGCATCACGCACTCGGCGTTCATCGTGTTCACCGCCAACGTGTTCGCGTTGATGGGCCTGCGGCAGCTCTACTTCCTGCTCGGCGGGCTGCTCGAACGACTCGAGTACCTGAAGTACGGCATCGCGTTCATCCTCGCGTTCATCGGCGTGAAGCTGGTGCTGCACGCGTTGCACGTGAACGAGCTGCCGTTCATCAACGGCGGCGAGCACATCGAGTGGGCGCCCGAGATCTCGACGTGGATGTCGCTGGGCGTCATCATCGCGGCGATGGCCGTCGCGACCGTCGCGAGCCTCGTGAAGGCCCGCGTCGAGGCGAAACGGCGCGGAAACCGGCTGCTCGACGAGGTGCCGCACTTCACCGACGACGGCAGTCGGCGCGACCGCTGA
- a CDS encoding helix-turn-helix transcriptional regulator has product MNETTTQTAPSFLTQHDLSELLRLPERTLEDWRLTPAGPPFLNLGRHARYELADVLRWVGDQRHG; this is encoded by the coding sequence ATGAACGAGACGACGACGCAGACGGCTCCCTCCTTCCTCACGCAGCACGACCTCTCGGAGCTCCTGCGGCTCCCGGAACGCACGCTCGAGGACTGGCGGCTCACGCCCGCCGGCCCGCCGTTCCTGAACCTCGGTCGGCATGCGCGCTACGAGCTCGCCGATGTCCTCAGATGGGTGGGGGACCAGCGACATGGCTAG
- a CDS encoding transglycosylase domain-containing protein, with protein sequence MARPTKPRNKRNRDFAETRTPGGILGGVLGLLLASAAAAGLVVTAAAPGLAMVGVTASSTISIFDNLPGYLEIGELSEKSDIYAMSSDGTPVHLASFYDQNRVEVGWDQVSQYVKDAAVAGEDPRYYSHGGIDLQGTVRAALTTAAGRQTQGGSSIAQQYVKNVRVQECERDAGARLSEEAEEEELSADEQRAKLDEARLACYDKVTETTIDRKLKEMRLAIGVEKRYSKDEILLGYLNIAGFGGTVYGIEAAANYYFSTSAANVTLAQAAALMAIVNNPQKFRLDLPESETNGAANGYADTLLRRDYMLEKMLDEGKVTQAEYDEAVATPIQPVITEPSTGCQTAGGSAYFCDYVTQILENDPAFGDDAEERFLNFRRGGYQIYTTLDLDLQGAAERAIAENVPQVYPGWDVGGVISSVEVGTGRVLAMAQNKQYSQDPAVVAGRPEYTGINYNTDYDYGGSSGFQPGSSYKVFTLAQWLAEGHGLSERVDSRRKSNWGAFRDSCLGPQVADAGWNPRNDANEAGANYSALESTIGSINTGFLGMAKLLDQCGIAQKAEAFGVHRADGDPLLHVPSAVIGTNEVAPLSMAIAFAGIANNGVSCSPIAIDRIVGKDGQEIAPPKSTCTQAVVPEVAAGMHYGLRRVMSSGTGSASNAATSPRVPLIGKTGTTDGAKDTWMVGASTRVATAAAVVSVTGDANQRGISFASGQAATARHRMWPIVMSVAAAKYGGGEFSELGPGPVVGRADGFQQYTPAPEQTTAPATPAEVGDLPPADDPGNGGGRGGGGDRGDGGGGGGGGGDRGGGGGGDRGGGGRGG encoded by the coding sequence ATGGCCCGTCCGACGAAGCCGCGCAACAAGCGCAACCGCGACTTCGCCGAGACGAGGACACCCGGCGGCATCCTCGGGGGCGTCCTCGGACTGCTGCTGGCGAGCGCCGCCGCCGCGGGGCTCGTCGTGACGGCCGCGGCACCGGGACTCGCAATGGTGGGCGTCACCGCATCCAGCACGATCTCGATCTTCGATAACCTGCCCGGCTACCTCGAGATCGGCGAGCTCAGCGAGAAGAGTGACATCTATGCGATGAGCTCCGATGGCACGCCGGTGCACCTCGCCTCGTTCTACGACCAGAACCGCGTCGAGGTCGGGTGGGATCAGGTCAGCCAGTACGTGAAGGATGCCGCGGTCGCCGGCGAGGACCCCCGGTACTACAGCCACGGCGGGATCGACCTGCAGGGCACGGTGCGCGCGGCGCTGACCACGGCCGCCGGCCGGCAGACGCAGGGCGGCTCCTCGATCGCCCAGCAGTACGTGAAGAACGTGCGCGTGCAGGAGTGCGAACGCGACGCGGGCGCACGGCTCAGCGAGGAGGCCGAGGAGGAGGAGCTCTCGGCCGACGAGCAGCGGGCGAAGCTCGACGAGGCCCGCCTCGCCTGCTACGACAAGGTGACCGAGACCACCATCGATCGCAAGCTGAAGGAGATGCGCCTCGCGATCGGGGTCGAGAAGCGGTACAGCAAGGACGAGATCCTGCTCGGCTACCTGAACATCGCCGGGTTCGGCGGCACCGTCTACGGCATCGAGGCGGCGGCGAACTACTACTTCTCGACGTCCGCCGCGAATGTGACGCTCGCGCAGGCCGCCGCGCTCATGGCGATCGTGAACAACCCGCAGAAGTTCCGCCTCGATCTGCCCGAGAGCGAGACGAACGGCGCCGCCAACGGGTACGCCGATACGCTGCTGCGCCGCGACTACATGCTGGAGAAGATGCTCGACGAGGGCAAGGTGACGCAGGCCGAGTACGACGAGGCCGTCGCCACGCCGATCCAGCCGGTGATCACCGAACCGAGCACCGGCTGCCAGACGGCTGGGGGCTCGGCGTACTTCTGCGACTACGTCACCCAGATCCTCGAGAACGACCCGGCGTTCGGCGACGACGCCGAGGAGCGGTTCCTGAACTTCCGCCGCGGCGGCTACCAGATCTACACCACGCTCGATCTCGACCTGCAGGGCGCCGCCGAACGCGCCATCGCCGAGAACGTTCCGCAGGTGTACCCAGGCTGGGATGTCGGCGGGGTCATCTCGAGCGTCGAGGTCGGCACCGGTCGCGTGCTGGCGATGGCGCAGAACAAGCAGTACAGCCAGGACCCCGCCGTCGTCGCCGGTCGCCCCGAGTACACCGGCATCAACTACAACACCGACTACGACTACGGCGGCTCCAGCGGGTTCCAGCCCGGATCCTCGTACAAGGTGTTCACGCTCGCGCAGTGGCTCGCGGAGGGGCACGGCCTGAGCGAGCGCGTCGACTCGCGGCGCAAGAGCAACTGGGGTGCGTTCCGCGACAGCTGCCTCGGCCCCCAGGTCGCCGACGCCGGCTGGAATCCCCGCAACGACGCCAATGAGGCCGGTGCCAACTACAGCGCGCTCGAGTCGACGATCGGATCGATCAACACCGGGTTCCTCGGCATGGCGAAGCTGCTCGACCAGTGCGGCATCGCCCAGAAGGCCGAGGCGTTCGGCGTGCACCGCGCCGACGGCGACCCGCTGCTCCACGTCCCGTCGGCGGTGATCGGCACCAACGAGGTCGCCCCGCTCAGCATGGCGATCGCGTTCGCGGGCATCGCGAACAACGGCGTGTCGTGCTCGCCGATCGCGATCGACCGCATCGTGGGCAAGGACGGCCAGGAGATCGCCCCGCCGAAGTCGACCTGCACCCAAGCGGTCGTGCCCGAGGTGGCGGCCGGTATGCACTACGGCCTGCGGCGCGTCATGTCGAGCGGCACGGGCAGTGCGTCGAACGCGGCGACCTCGCCGCGCGTCCCGCTGATCGGCAAGACCGGCACGACCGACGGTGCGAAGGACACCTGGATGGTGGGCGCGAGCACGCGGGTGGCGACGGCCGCCGCGGTGGTCAGCGTGACCGGCGACGCCAACCAGCGCGGCATCTCGTTCGCCAGCGGGCAGGCGGCGACGGCACGACACCGGATGTGGCCGATCGTGATGTCGGTCGCGGCGGCGAAGTACGGCGGGGGAGAGTTCAGCGAGCTCGGTCCCGGCCCGGTCGTCGGGCGTGCCGACGGGTTCCAGCAGTACACGCCGGCACCAGAGCAGACGACCGCGCCCGCCACGCCGGCCGAGGTCGGCGACCTGCCGCCTGCGGATGACCCCGGGAACGGCGGCGGCCGCGGCGGCGGGGGCGACCGCGGTGACGGCGGCGGCGGTGGCGGCGGTGGCGGTGACCGCGGCGGTGGCGGTGGCGGCGACCGCGGCGGCGGGGGTCGCGGCGGCTGA
- a CDS encoding MBL fold metallo-hydrolase produces the protein MRLTKHEHAALEIVENGHRLFIDPGKFTTPVTEAAGTVAVVLTHEHDDHWTPDQLRRILEQSPGARLFGPRGVVRAAGAEGLEVQQVEPGDEVEVGPFRLRFFGGTHAVIHPSIPVIDNVGVLVNETLYYAGDSFVAPGVPVEVLAAPAAAPWMKISEAMDYVIAVSPRRAFPTHEMLLARAGKDLSNARLRWATEQVGGEYVALEPGDTLDL, from the coding sequence ATGCGCCTCACCAAGCACGAACACGCCGCGCTCGAGATCGTCGAGAACGGGCACCGCCTCTTCATCGATCCGGGCAAATTCACCACCCCGGTCACCGAGGCGGCCGGCACGGTTGCCGTCGTGCTCACGCACGAGCACGACGACCACTGGACCCCCGATCAGCTGCGGCGCATCCTCGAGCAGAGCCCCGGCGCACGCCTGTTCGGCCCCCGGGGCGTCGTGCGCGCCGCCGGCGCGGAGGGCCTCGAGGTGCAGCAGGTCGAACCCGGCGACGAGGTCGAGGTCGGACCGTTCCGTCTGCGCTTCTTCGGCGGAACCCACGCGGTGATCCATCCGTCGATCCCCGTGATCGACAACGTCGGGGTGCTCGTGAACGAGACGCTGTACTACGCCGGCGACTCGTTCGTCGCGCCCGGCGTCCCCGTCGAGGTGCTGGCCGCGCCTGCGGCCGCGCCGTGGATGAAGATCAGCGAGGCGATGGACTACGTGATCGCGGTGTCGCCGCGTCGCGCGTTCCCGACGCACGAGATGCTGCTCGCGCGCGCCGGAAAGGACCTGTCGAACGCGCGCCTCCGCTGGGCGACCGAGCAGGTCGGCGGCGAGTACGTCGCCCTCGAACCCGGCGACACCCTCGATCTCTGA
- a CDS encoding TIGR00645 family protein has product MSARTTPPSPVPPAAPVHRTAPWGRAIGGLIFTSRWLQAPLYLGLIVAQAIYVVVFMVELWHLGEDVLLHAAEIDEAKIMLAVLGLIDVVMIANLLIMVIIGGYETFVSRIGVDGHPDQPEWLSHVNANVLKVKLAMAIIGISSIHLLKTFIEVGGMTDSGVTEGDEKYTPTGVMWQVIIHCVFILSALALALIDRMSYHRAAPHEIHDGVAVPYTPDPVDELAEFEASARLEAAGAGTDRR; this is encoded by the coding sequence GTGAGCGCCCGTACGACGCCCCCGTCCCCCGTTCCCCCGGCCGCCCCCGTGCACCGAACCGCCCCCTGGGGCCGTGCCATCGGCGGCCTCATCTTCACGAGCCGGTGGCTGCAGGCGCCGCTCTACCTCGGCCTGATCGTCGCGCAAGCGATCTACGTCGTGGTGTTCATGGTCGAGCTGTGGCACCTCGGCGAGGACGTGCTGCTGCACGCCGCCGAGATCGACGAGGCGAAGATCATGCTCGCCGTGCTCGGGCTCATCGACGTCGTCATGATCGCGAACCTGCTCATCATGGTGATCATCGGCGGCTACGAGACGTTCGTCTCGCGCATCGGCGTCGACGGGCACCCCGACCAGCCCGAATGGCTCTCGCACGTCAATGCGAACGTGCTGAAGGTCAAGCTCGCGATGGCGATCATCGGCATCTCGTCGATCCACCTGCTGAAGACCTTCATCGAGGTCGGCGGCATGACCGACTCGGGCGTCACCGAGGGCGACGAGAAGTACACGCCCACCGGCGTCATGTGGCAGGTGATCATCCACTGCGTGTTCATCCTGAGCGCTCTCGCCCTCGCGCTCATCGACCGCATGAGCTACCACCGGGCCGCACCGCACGAGATCCACGACGGCGTCGCCGTGCCGTACACGCCCGACCCGGTCGACGAGCTCGCCGAGTTCGAGGCATCGGCCCGGCTGGAGGCGGCCGGAGCGGGAACCGACCGCCGCTGA
- a CDS encoding LysR family transcriptional regulator, producing the protein MTDATTDELVADLLAAIDVQTVRVVRAIAEHGSLTAAATALGYSQPAVSQQLRRFEERTGVVLVQRAGRGIRLTEAGRVLARHAHAVATALEAAAGELAALRGLRAGRVRLVAFPSASATLVPRLIAELGRTHPGLTVTYVEAEPPEAVAAVRADRADLAVTFSYPGDRDDPHRESARGLDVHEFGREPVRVVLPAEHPAATDEVVDLATLAHEPWIAGCPRCRGHLLDLADDAGFVPRIVVETDNFVAVEGMVAEGLGVALLPGLALAASPRHPGVVTRPTARGDERSLHLVTARGGARVPAVAAAMRALEAARPTVGAVDPAGSIDAAGAIGAAGVLDTMGSDV; encoded by the coding sequence ATGACGGATGCCACGACCGACGAACTCGTCGCCGATCTGCTCGCCGCGATCGACGTGCAGACCGTGCGCGTGGTCCGGGCGATCGCCGAACACGGCTCGCTCACCGCGGCCGCGACGGCGCTCGGCTACAGCCAGCCCGCGGTGAGCCAGCAGTTGCGGCGGTTCGAGGAACGAACGGGCGTCGTCCTCGTGCAGCGCGCGGGCCGCGGCATCCGCCTGACCGAAGCCGGCCGGGTGCTCGCCCGGCACGCGCACGCGGTCGCGACCGCCCTCGAAGCCGCTGCGGGCGAACTGGCGGCCCTGCGGGGCCTGCGCGCCGGGCGGGTGCGGCTCGTCGCGTTCCCGTCGGCATCGGCGACCCTCGTGCCGCGGCTCATCGCCGAACTCGGCCGCACGCATCCGGGGCTCACCGTCACCTACGTCGAAGCCGAGCCGCCCGAGGCGGTCGCCGCGGTACGCGCCGACCGGGCCGACCTCGCCGTGACGTTCAGCTACCCCGGCGACCGTGACGATCCGCACCGCGAGAGTGCGCGCGGGCTCGACGTGCACGAGTTCGGGCGCGAGCCCGTACGGGTCGTGCTGCCGGCGGAGCATCCGGCCGCGACCGACGAGGTCGTCGACCTCGCGACCCTCGCACACGAACCGTGGATCGCCGGATGCCCCCGCTGCCGCGGGCACCTGCTCGACCTCGCCGACGACGCCGGATTCGTGCCGCGCATCGTCGTGGAGACCGACAACTTCGTCGCCGTCGAAGGCATGGTCGCCGAGGGGCTCGGAGTGGCGTTGCTGCCCGGGCTCGCGCTCGCGGCCTCGCCGCGGCATCCCGGCGTCGTCACCCGGCCCACCGCCCGAGGCGACGAACGGTCGCTGCACCTGGTGACCGCCCGCGGCGGCGCGCGCGTGCCCGCCGTCGCCGCCGCGATGCGCGCGCTGGAGGCCGCGCGCCCGACGGTGGGGGCGGTCGATCCAGCCGGGTCGATCGATGCCGCGGGCGCGATCGGTGCCGCCGGCGTGCTCGATACGATGGGAAGCGATGTCTGA